One window of the Colletotrichum destructivum chromosome 6, complete sequence genome contains the following:
- a CDS encoding Putative zn(2)Cys(6) fungal-type DNA-binding domain-containing protein, giving the protein MMDAPAPPPSSSSFSAAHYFPARRRVWQACTNCRARKTRCDAAKPKCSLCMAQDVECIYRDSNQPRIEQNTRILLERIQMLEDRLFSSPVFTVQQQTQQQPASISPPPQAARHPTTPGSAPASGSRTQTVATHDAHDAHDAHDERGRPGQEDAGNAIQSDGSSQIPIPLSHTANANHVFEWPIVKQLLSEMEEFSSPTPPPLPLPSAIPGGVRFTEATDVFFHGGSHEEQFRFPPESWRLFQDRSLPVSIDAADRYRKAIHEYFAEVNIFFPLLALEDVVATFDEVVASEQTAGTHVSPLVAPSRYCLLLLVLCLGSFVCTGANRISLDETAGRSGGQHHRPSGSSIFADFPGLDELLWRKSRLLLGFVSSEITLEAAQCTMLASLYMNANGRVADSFHWAHATAVKCEALARRGVLCTDDTERYSDTFRRLFWVSLIYEGDFVSEISITLPSGIARYEDVVPYPAPETPKHHGDYYYHRHAATTTVPTPDADADAPSPASTSFYRTEELVAFQISTNAAIRRFLNRVNSVVYDSKDQFRMTRASYADWLLRITADLWSYHGALYRNLPDFLLTSQPRRRPPGPPDHEGVSSSSPAAAAVTTPGIIRVEELGNNPWNVLRLKGRYYAGQYIIHRPFIEYVMLNVAHFETHPCKGAILERCRMCLEGCKGFINVFDIDPANSMTGLFATGMVTFTMVVILRVATMCGVFREVLPPDIEQAMFVGTRNLRRFSISVREFEWHLGVLDRLEAACKNRMAAA; this is encoded by the exons ATGATGGACGcccccgcgccgccgccctcctcctcttccttctccgcTGCCCACTACTTTCCGGCACGGCGCCGGGTGTGGCAGGCTTGCACCAACTGCCGGGCCCGCAAGACACGCTGCGATGCCGCGAAGCCCAAGTGTAGCTTGTGTATGGCGCAGGATGTCGAGTGCATCTACCGCGACTCGAACCAGCCGCGCATCGAGCAGAACACGAGGATCCTGCTGGAGCGCATCCAGATGCTCGAGGACCgtctcttctcctcgccaGTCTTTACGGTACAACAACagacgcagcagcagcctgcgAGCATATCCCCGCCGCCCCAAGCCGCGCGGCATCCAACAACGCCGGGatcggcaccggcgtcggGGTCGCGAACGCAGACTGTGGCAACACATGATGCACATGATGCACATGATGCCCATGATGAAAGAGGCCGTCCCGGACAGGAAGACGCTGGGAACGCAATCCAATCGGATGGAAGCTCTCAAATCCCTATCCCCCTATCCCACACGGCGAATGCCAACCATGTGTTTGAGTGGCCCATCGTCAAGCAGTTGTTGTCGGAGATGGAAGAATTCTCCTCAccaacgccaccgccgctgccactGCCGTCAGCGATACCGGGAGGGGTGCGGTTCACAGAAGCTACCGACGTCTTTTTCCACGGGGGATCACACGAGGAACAGTTCAGGTTCCCTCCAGAGTCGTGGAGGCTCTTCCAAGACCGCAGTCTCCCCGTCTCCATCGACGCGGCTGATCGGTATCGAAAGGCGATCCACGAATACTTCGCCGAGGTCAACATCTTCTTTCCGCTGCTCGCGCTGGAGGACGTAGTAGCAACATTCGACGAAGTAGTCGCCTCGGAGCAGACTGCCGGGACGCATGTGTCGCCTCTGGTTGCGCCCTCGAGGTACTGCTTgctgctcctcgtcctgtGCCTGGGGTCGTTCGTCTGCACCGGCGCGAATCGCATCTCGCTTGACGAGACAGCGGGCCGGAGTGGAGGACAGCACCATCGGCCCTCGGGCTCGAGCATATTCGCAGACTTCCCCGGACTTGACGAGCTGTTGTGGCGCAAGTCGAGATTGCTTCTCGGGTTCGTTTCGTCCGAGATCACCCTCGAGGCAGCACAATGCACGATGCTTGCAAG TTTATACATGAACGCAAACGGTCGGGTGGCAGATTCCTTTCACTGGGCTCATGCTACCGCTGTCAAGTGCGAGGCGCTCGCGAGAAG aggggTCCTCTGCACAGATGACACCGAACGCTACTCGGACACCTTTCGCAGGCTGTTCTGGGTATCGCTGATCTACGAGGGCGACTTCGTGTCGGAGATATCCATCACCTTGCCGTCCGGCATAGCGAGATACGAGGACGTGGTGCCATATCCGGCCCCGGAAACGCCCAAGCACCACGGAGACTACTACTACCACCGCCACgccgccacgacgacggtccCGACAccagacgccgacgccgacgccccGAGCCCTgcctcgacgtccttctACCGgaccgaggagctcgtcgcgTTCCAGATCAgcaccaacgccgccatccggcGGTTCCTGAACCGCGTCAACAGCGTCGTCTACGACAGCAAGGACCAGTTCCGCATGACCCGCGCCAGCTACGCCGACTGGCTGCTGCGCATCACCGCGGACCTGTGGTCCTACCACGGCGCCCTCTACCGCAACCTGCCCGACTTCCTGCTGACGAGCcagccgaggaggaggccccCCGGCCCCCCCGACCACGAGGGTgtctcgagctcgtcgccggcggcggcggcggtgacgacgcCGGGCATCATCcgggtcgaggagctcggcaaCAACCCGTGGAACGTGCTGCGCCTCAAGGGCCGGTACTACGCCGGGCAGTACATCATCCACCGTCCCTTCATCGAGTACGTGATGCTCAACGTGGCGCACTTTGAGACCCATCCGTGCAAGGGGGCGATCCTGGAGAGGTGTAGAATGTGTCTGGAGGGTTGCAAGGGATTCATCAACGTTTTCGACATCGACCCGGCCAACAGTATGACGGGCCTTTTTGCAACCGGCATGGT GACATTCACAATGGTTGTCATCTTGCGCGTGGCGACCATGTGCGGCGTCTTCCGGGAGGTTCTGCCTCCGGATATCGAACAGGCCATGTTTGTTGGCACGCGGAACCTGCGGCGGTTCAGCATCAGCGTGAGAGAGTTTGAGTGGCATCTGGGAGTCCTGGACAGGCTCGAAGCGGCCTGCAAGAacaggatggcggcggcgtag
- a CDS encoding Putative glycoside hydrolase, family 5, glycoside hydrolase superfamily, which yields MSNGILRTSGSSIVDADGNSVLLRGTALGGWMLMENFMNGFPGREHQIRAALLKVLGKEKCDFFFDRFLEYFFTEKDAEFLASIGFNCVRLSFNYHHFEDDMNPFVIKEEGFKHLDRAIEICAKYGIYTILDLHSAPGGQNQDWHSDNPTGYAAFWDHKHFQDRVINLWQVIAKRYAGNPWIAGYNPLNEPADVEWTRLLSFYDRIVPAIREADPEHILWLEGNTFSMDFSGFTKVFDNSVYAVHDYCGFGFPNRIGRYQGLKEQDSYIRQMYDRKVAFMKEHNVPIWNGEFGPIYEREEYNPDWEEHNEERYKMLDKQMAIYTDEGIAWSIWAYKDVNVMGMTYLSPDSAWLKLLGPMIRKKRDLAVDSWAYDDAHLQPNLFGPLHKWFEDNVPAEYSKKYPWQWRMHMHVFRGIRGITMAEYMIPEWADCFRGKTLAELDELAASWKFENCVRRGRLNELLSLYAPMRPGDERLEGKVIPSEAEREGGAGPKETVSGVGVFELAPDEKKRKTLAQAGGTPVAVAS from the exons ATGTCGAACGGAATCCTTAGAACGTCTGGCTCCAGCatcgtcgatgccgatggaAACTCCGTTCTCCTACGCGGT ACGGCTCTCGGCGGCTGGATGCTGATGGAGAACTTCATGAACGGGTTCCCCGGCCGCGAGCACCAGATCCGTGCCGCGCTGCTCAAGGTTTTGGGCAAGGAGAAGTgcgacttcttcttcgacCGGTTCCTCGAGTACTTCTTCACCGAAAAGgacgccgagttcctcgCCTCCATCGGCTTCAACTGCGTCCGCCTGTCGTTCAACTACCACCACTTCGAGGACGACATGAACCCCTTCgtcatcaaggaggagggttTCAAGCATCTCGACCGTGCTATTGAGATT TGCGCCAAGTACGGAATCTACACCATCCTTGACCTTCACTCGGCTCCCGGTGGACAGAACCAAGACTGGCACTCGGACAACCCGACCGGCTACGCCGCCTTCTGGGACCACAAGCACTTCCAAGACAGAGTCATCAACCTGTGGCAGGTGATCGCCAAGCGCTACGCGGGCAACCCGTGGATCGCGGGCTACAACCCGCTCAACGAGCCGGCCGACGTCGAGTGGACGCGCCTCCTCTCCTTCTACGACCGCATCGTGCCCGCCATCCGCGAGGCGGACCCGGAGCACATTCTCTGGCTCGAGGGCAACACCTTCAGCATGGACTTCTCGGGCTTCACAAAGGTGTTTGACAACTCCGTCTACGCGGTGCACGACTACTGCGGCTTCGGCTTCCCCAACCGCATCGGCAGATACCAGGGCCTGAAGGAGCAGGATTCCTACATCCGGCAGATGTACGACCGCAAGGTTGCCTTTATGAAGGAGCACAACGTGCCGATCTGGAACG GCGAGTTCGGACCCATCTACGAGCGCGAAGAGTATAACCCCGACTGGGAGGAGCACAACGAAGAGCGGTACAAGATGCTGGACAAGCAAATGGCCATCTACACAGACGAGGGCATCG cATGGAGTATCTGGGCCTACAAGGACGTCAACGTCATGGGCATGACATACCTCTCCCCGGACTCGGCCTGGCTCAAGCTCCTCGGCCCCATGATCCGCAAGAAGCGCGACCTCGCCGTGGACAGCTGGGCGTACGACGACGCCCACCTCCAGCCCAACCTTTTCGGGCCCCTGCACAAGTGGTTCGAGGACAACGTGCCGGCCGAGTACTCCAAGAAGTACCCCTGGCAGTGGCGCATGCACATGCACGTGTTCCGCGGGATCCGCGGCATCACCATGGCCGAGTACATGATCCCCGAGTGGGCCGACTGCTTCCGCGGCAAGACGCTCgcggagctcgacgagctggccgccaGCTGGAAGTTCGAGAACTGCGTGCGGCGCGGGAGGCTGAACGAGCTGCTGAGCCTGTACGCGCCCATGCGGCCCGGGGACGAGAGGCTGGAGGGCAAGGTGATCCcgtccgaggccgagagggaggggggcgccGGGCCCAAGGAGACGGTCTCTGGCGTCGGGGTGTTCGAGCTGGCGccggacgagaagaagaggaagacgcttgcacaggccggcgggacgcctgtcgctgttgcttcgtAA